One region of Cottoperca gobio chromosome 19, fCotGob3.1, whole genome shotgun sequence genomic DNA includes:
- the tob1b gene encoding protein Tob1b, with amino-acid sequence MQLEIQVALNFIISYLYNKLPRRRVNIFGEELERQLKKKYEGHWYPDKPYKGSGFRCIHVGEKVDPVVEQAAKESGLDIEDVRNNLPQDLSVWIDPFEVSYQIGEKGPVKVLYVDDNNENGSELDKEIKNSFNPEAQVFMPISDPVGASSESSSPSPPFGQSAAVSPSFMPRSTQPLTFTTATFAATKFGSTKMKSSGRGNNTNSGSSSKVARTSPTNNLGLNVNTLLKQKAISTSMHSLYGLGLGPQQQQKASALSPNAKEFVFPSLQGPASPGAVFPGEGSLGLAPLQYNNAFDMFAAYGSLNDKSLMDGLNFSLSNMQYSNQQFQPVMAN; translated from the coding sequence ATGCAGCTTGAAATTCAAGTAGCACTCAACTTTATTATTTCCTATTTATACAACAAACTCCCTCGACGACGTGTGAATATCTTCGGCGAAGAGCTTGAGAGGCAGCTGAAGAAAAAATATGAAGGCCACTGGTATCCGGATAAGCCATACAAAGGTTCAGGGTTCAGGTGCATCCATGTAGGGGAGAAGGTGGACCCTGTGGTGGAGCAGGCAGCCAAAGAGAGCGGGCTGGACATTGAAGATGTCCGGAATAATCTCCCTCAGGACCTTAGTGTGTGGATCGACCCTTTCGAGGTTTCCTACCAGATTGGGGAGAAGGGACCGGTCAAGGTGCTATATGTGGATGATAACAATGAGAATGGGTCAGAGCTGGACAAGGAGATCAAGAACAGCTTTAATCCTGAGGCCCAGGTCTTCATGCCAATCAGCGACCCTGTTGGGGCTTCCTCAGAGTCcagctctccctctcctcctttcgGGCAGTCTGCTGCCGTCAGCCCCTCTTTCATGCCACGCTCCACCCAGCCCTTAACCTTCACCACTGCCACCTTTGCTGCAACCAAATTCGGCTCCACCAAGATGAAGAGCAGCGGCCGtggcaacaacactaacagcggCAGTAGCAGCAAGGTGGCCCGCACGTCTCCTACCAATAACTTGGGTCTGAATGTCAACACCCTACTGAAGCAGAAAGCCATCTCCACCTCCATGCACTCACTGTACGGGCTGGGCCTCGGTCcgcagcagcaacagaaagccTCTGCTCTTTCCCCTAATGCCAAGGAGTTTGTGTTCCCCAGCCTCCAGGGCCCGGCCAGCCCTGGAGCCGTGTTCCCCGGGGAGGGCTCCCTGGGTCTCGCCCCTCTGCAGTACAACAATGCCTTTGACATGTTTGCGGCCTACGGAAGCCTCAACGACAAGTCCCTTATGGATGGCCTCAACTTCAGTCTGAGCAACATGCAGTATTCTAACCAGCAATTCCAGCCAGTCATGGCTAACTAA